A genome region from Tursiops truncatus isolate mTurTru1 chromosome 15, mTurTru1.mat.Y, whole genome shotgun sequence includes the following:
- the RPL3L gene encoding ribosomal protein uL3-like isoform X3, translated as MSHRKFSAPRHGQLGFLPHKRSRRHRGKVKTWPRDDPSRPVHLTAFLGYKAGMTHTLREVHRPGLKISKREEVEAVTIVETPPVVVVGVVGYVATPRGLRSFKTIFAEHLSDECRRRFYKDWHKSKKKAFTKACKRWRDADGKKQLQRDFAAMKKYCKVIRVIVHTQMKLLPFRQKKAHIMEIQLNGGTVAEKVAWAQARLEKQVPVHSVFSQSEVIDVIAVTKGRGVKGVTSRWHTKKLPRKTHKGLRKVACIGAWHPARVGCSIARAGQKGYHHRTELNKKQIYRIGRGLHTEDGKVVKNNASTSYDVTDKSITPLGGFPHYGEVNNDFIMLKGCIAGTKKRVITLRKSLLVHHSRRALENIELKFIDTTSKFGHGRFQTAQEKRVFMGVQKKHLEKEKPETSGDL; from the exons ATG TCCCACCGGAAGTTCTCTGCCCCTCGGCATGGACAACTGGGCTTCCTGCCACACAAGAGGAGCCGCCGGCACCGGGGCAAGGTGAAGACGTGGCCTCGGGACGACCCCAGCCGGCCCGTGCACCTCACGGCCTTCCTGGGCTACAAGGCTGGCATGACACACACTCTGCGGGAGGTGCACCGGCCAGGGCTCA AAATTTCCAAGCGGGAGGAGGTGGAGGCGGTGACAATTGTGGAGACGCCgcctgtggtggtggtgggcgtGGTGGGCTACGTGGCCACCCCGCGAGGCCTGCGGAGCTTCAAGACCATCTTTGCGGAACATCTCAGCGACGAGTGCCGCCGCCGCTTCTACAAGGACTG GCACAAGAGCAAGAAAAAAGCCTTCACCAAGGCCTGCAAGAGGTGGCGCGATGCCGACGGCAAGAAGCAGCTGCAGAGGGACTTTGCTGCCATGAAAAAGTACTGCAAGGTCATCCGGGTCATCGTCCACACCCAG ATGAAGCTGCTGCCCTTCCGGCAGAAGAAGGCCCATATCATGGAGATCCAGCTGAATGGCGGCACGGTGGCTGAGAAGGTGGCCTGGGCCCAGGCCCGGCTGGAGAAGCAGGTGCCAGTGCACAGTGTGTTCAGCCAGAGTGAGGTCATTGATGTCATTGCCGTCACCAAGGGCAGGGGCGTCAAAG GGGTCACGAGCCGCTGGCATACCAAGAAGCTGCCGAGGAAGACCCATAAGGGGCTGCGCAAGGTGGCCTGCATTGGTGCCTGGCACCCTGCCCGTGTGGGCTGCTCCATCGCCCGGGCTGGGCAGAAGGGCTACCATCACCGCACAGAGCTCAACAAGAAG CAGATCTACCGCATTGGTCGGGGGCTGCACACGGAGGACGGGAAGGTGGTTAAGAACAACGCATCCACCAGCTACGATGTGACCGACAAATCCATCACACCACTG GGTGGCTTCCCCCACTACGGGGAAGTCAACAATGACTTCATCATGCTGAAAGGTTGCATCGCGGGCACCAAGAAGAGGGTCATCACGCTGAGGAAG TCCCTCCTGGTGCACCACAGCCGCAGGGCCCTGGAGAACATCGAGCTCAAGTTCATTGACACCACCTCCAAGTTTGGTCATGGCCGCTTCCAGACAGCCCAAGAGAAGAGGGTCTTCATG GGTGTCCAGAAGAAGCATCTTGAGAAGGAAAAGCCGGAAACCTCGGGAGACTTGTAG
- the RPL3L gene encoding ribosomal protein uL3-like isoform X2 — protein sequence MAVAPCLCGLGCSVDLPLLGPDRQDQATETGSPRSHRKFSAPRHGQLGFLPHKRSRRHRGKVKTWPRDDPSRPVHLTAFLGYKAGMTHTLREVHRPGLKISKREEVEAVTIVETPPVVVVGVVGYVATPRGLRSFKTIFAEHLSDECRRRFYKDWHKSKKKAFTKACKRWRDADGKKQLQRDFAAMKKYCKVIRVIVHTQMKLLPFRQKKAHIMEIQLNGGTVAEKVAWAQARLEKQVPVHSVFSQSEVIDVIAVTKGRGVKGVTSRWHTKKLPRKTHKGLRKVACIGAWHPARVGCSIARAGQKGYHHRTELNKKIYRIGRGLHTEDGKVVKNNASTSYDVTDKSITPLGGFPHYGEVNNDFIMLKGCIAGTKKRVITLRKSLLVHHSRRALENIELKFIDTTSKFGHGRFQTAQEKRVFMGVQKKHLEKEKPETSGDL from the exons ATGGCAGTGGCCCCCTGCCTCTGTGGCCTTGGCTGCAGTGTGGATCTGCCTCTTCTGGGCCCAGACAGGCAGGACCAGGCCACTGAGACAGGAAGCCCACGG TCCCACCGGAAGTTCTCTGCCCCTCGGCATGGACAACTGGGCTTCCTGCCACACAAGAGGAGCCGCCGGCACCGGGGCAAGGTGAAGACGTGGCCTCGGGACGACCCCAGCCGGCCCGTGCACCTCACGGCCTTCCTGGGCTACAAGGCTGGCATGACACACACTCTGCGGGAGGTGCACCGGCCAGGGCTCA AAATTTCCAAGCGGGAGGAGGTGGAGGCGGTGACAATTGTGGAGACGCCgcctgtggtggtggtgggcgtGGTGGGCTACGTGGCCACCCCGCGAGGCCTGCGGAGCTTCAAGACCATCTTTGCGGAACATCTCAGCGACGAGTGCCGCCGCCGCTTCTACAAGGACTG GCACAAGAGCAAGAAAAAAGCCTTCACCAAGGCCTGCAAGAGGTGGCGCGATGCCGACGGCAAGAAGCAGCTGCAGAGGGACTTTGCTGCCATGAAAAAGTACTGCAAGGTCATCCGGGTCATCGTCCACACCCAG ATGAAGCTGCTGCCCTTCCGGCAGAAGAAGGCCCATATCATGGAGATCCAGCTGAATGGCGGCACGGTGGCTGAGAAGGTGGCCTGGGCCCAGGCCCGGCTGGAGAAGCAGGTGCCAGTGCACAGTGTGTTCAGCCAGAGTGAGGTCATTGATGTCATTGCCGTCACCAAGGGCAGGGGCGTCAAAG GGGTCACGAGCCGCTGGCATACCAAGAAGCTGCCGAGGAAGACCCATAAGGGGCTGCGCAAGGTGGCCTGCATTGGTGCCTGGCACCCTGCCCGTGTGGGCTGCTCCATCGCCCGGGCTGGGCAGAAGGGCTACCATCACCGCACAGAGCTCAACAAGAAG ATCTACCGCATTGGTCGGGGGCTGCACACGGAGGACGGGAAGGTGGTTAAGAACAACGCATCCACCAGCTACGATGTGACCGACAAATCCATCACACCACTG GGTGGCTTCCCCCACTACGGGGAAGTCAACAATGACTTCATCATGCTGAAAGGTTGCATCGCGGGCACCAAGAAGAGGGTCATCACGCTGAGGAAG TCCCTCCTGGTGCACCACAGCCGCAGGGCCCTGGAGAACATCGAGCTCAAGTTCATTGACACCACCTCCAAGTTTGGTCATGGCCGCTTCCAGACAGCCCAAGAGAAGAGGGTCTTCATG GGTGTCCAGAAGAAGCATCTTGAGAAGGAAAAGCCGGAAACCTCGGGAGACTTGTAG
- the RPL3L gene encoding ribosomal protein uL3-like isoform X4, with protein MAVAPCLCGLGCSVDLPLLGPDRQDQATETGSPRSHRKFSAPRHGQLGFLPHKRSRRHRGKVKTWPRDDPSRPVHLTAFLGYKAGMTHTLREVHRPGLKISKREEVEAVTIVETPPVVVVGVVGYVATPRGLRSFKTIFAEHLSDECRRRFYKDWHKSKKKAFTKACKRWRDADGKKQLQRDFAAMKKYCKVIRVIVHTQMKLLPFRQKKAHIMEIQLNGGTVAEKVAWAQARLEKQVPVHSVFSQSEVIDVIAVTKGRGVKGVTSRWHTKKLPRKTHKGLRKVACIGAWHPARVGCSIARAGQKGYHHRTELNKKGGFPHYGEVNNDFIMLKGCIAGTKKRVITLRKSLLVHHSRRALENIELKFIDTTSKFGHGRFQTAQEKRVFMGVQKKHLEKEKPETSGDL; from the exons ATGGCAGTGGCCCCCTGCCTCTGTGGCCTTGGCTGCAGTGTGGATCTGCCTCTTCTGGGCCCAGACAGGCAGGACCAGGCCACTGAGACAGGAAGCCCACGG TCCCACCGGAAGTTCTCTGCCCCTCGGCATGGACAACTGGGCTTCCTGCCACACAAGAGGAGCCGCCGGCACCGGGGCAAGGTGAAGACGTGGCCTCGGGACGACCCCAGCCGGCCCGTGCACCTCACGGCCTTCCTGGGCTACAAGGCTGGCATGACACACACTCTGCGGGAGGTGCACCGGCCAGGGCTCA AAATTTCCAAGCGGGAGGAGGTGGAGGCGGTGACAATTGTGGAGACGCCgcctgtggtggtggtgggcgtGGTGGGCTACGTGGCCACCCCGCGAGGCCTGCGGAGCTTCAAGACCATCTTTGCGGAACATCTCAGCGACGAGTGCCGCCGCCGCTTCTACAAGGACTG GCACAAGAGCAAGAAAAAAGCCTTCACCAAGGCCTGCAAGAGGTGGCGCGATGCCGACGGCAAGAAGCAGCTGCAGAGGGACTTTGCTGCCATGAAAAAGTACTGCAAGGTCATCCGGGTCATCGTCCACACCCAG ATGAAGCTGCTGCCCTTCCGGCAGAAGAAGGCCCATATCATGGAGATCCAGCTGAATGGCGGCACGGTGGCTGAGAAGGTGGCCTGGGCCCAGGCCCGGCTGGAGAAGCAGGTGCCAGTGCACAGTGTGTTCAGCCAGAGTGAGGTCATTGATGTCATTGCCGTCACCAAGGGCAGGGGCGTCAAAG GGGTCACGAGCCGCTGGCATACCAAGAAGCTGCCGAGGAAGACCCATAAGGGGCTGCGCAAGGTGGCCTGCATTGGTGCCTGGCACCCTGCCCGTGTGGGCTGCTCCATCGCCCGGGCTGGGCAGAAGGGCTACCATCACCGCACAGAGCTCAACAAGAAG GGTGGCTTCCCCCACTACGGGGAAGTCAACAATGACTTCATCATGCTGAAAGGTTGCATCGCGGGCACCAAGAAGAGGGTCATCACGCTGAGGAAG TCCCTCCTGGTGCACCACAGCCGCAGGGCCCTGGAGAACATCGAGCTCAAGTTCATTGACACCACCTCCAAGTTTGGTCATGGCCGCTTCCAGACAGCCCAAGAGAAGAGGGTCTTCATG GGTGTCCAGAAGAAGCATCTTGAGAAGGAAAAGCCGGAAACCTCGGGAGACTTGTAG
- the RPL3L gene encoding ribosomal protein uL3-like isoform X1 encodes MAVAPCLCGLGCSVDLPLLGPDRQDQATETGSPRSHRKFSAPRHGQLGFLPHKRSRRHRGKVKTWPRDDPSRPVHLTAFLGYKAGMTHTLREVHRPGLKISKREEVEAVTIVETPPVVVVGVVGYVATPRGLRSFKTIFAEHLSDECRRRFYKDWHKSKKKAFTKACKRWRDADGKKQLQRDFAAMKKYCKVIRVIVHTQMKLLPFRQKKAHIMEIQLNGGTVAEKVAWAQARLEKQVPVHSVFSQSEVIDVIAVTKGRGVKGVTSRWHTKKLPRKTHKGLRKVACIGAWHPARVGCSIARAGQKGYHHRTELNKKQIYRIGRGLHTEDGKVVKNNASTSYDVTDKSITPLGGFPHYGEVNNDFIMLKGCIAGTKKRVITLRKSLLVHHSRRALENIELKFIDTTSKFGHGRFQTAQEKRVFMGVQKKHLEKEKPETSGDL; translated from the exons ATGGCAGTGGCCCCCTGCCTCTGTGGCCTTGGCTGCAGTGTGGATCTGCCTCTTCTGGGCCCAGACAGGCAGGACCAGGCCACTGAGACAGGAAGCCCACGG TCCCACCGGAAGTTCTCTGCCCCTCGGCATGGACAACTGGGCTTCCTGCCACACAAGAGGAGCCGCCGGCACCGGGGCAAGGTGAAGACGTGGCCTCGGGACGACCCCAGCCGGCCCGTGCACCTCACGGCCTTCCTGGGCTACAAGGCTGGCATGACACACACTCTGCGGGAGGTGCACCGGCCAGGGCTCA AAATTTCCAAGCGGGAGGAGGTGGAGGCGGTGACAATTGTGGAGACGCCgcctgtggtggtggtgggcgtGGTGGGCTACGTGGCCACCCCGCGAGGCCTGCGGAGCTTCAAGACCATCTTTGCGGAACATCTCAGCGACGAGTGCCGCCGCCGCTTCTACAAGGACTG GCACAAGAGCAAGAAAAAAGCCTTCACCAAGGCCTGCAAGAGGTGGCGCGATGCCGACGGCAAGAAGCAGCTGCAGAGGGACTTTGCTGCCATGAAAAAGTACTGCAAGGTCATCCGGGTCATCGTCCACACCCAG ATGAAGCTGCTGCCCTTCCGGCAGAAGAAGGCCCATATCATGGAGATCCAGCTGAATGGCGGCACGGTGGCTGAGAAGGTGGCCTGGGCCCAGGCCCGGCTGGAGAAGCAGGTGCCAGTGCACAGTGTGTTCAGCCAGAGTGAGGTCATTGATGTCATTGCCGTCACCAAGGGCAGGGGCGTCAAAG GGGTCACGAGCCGCTGGCATACCAAGAAGCTGCCGAGGAAGACCCATAAGGGGCTGCGCAAGGTGGCCTGCATTGGTGCCTGGCACCCTGCCCGTGTGGGCTGCTCCATCGCCCGGGCTGGGCAGAAGGGCTACCATCACCGCACAGAGCTCAACAAGAAG CAGATCTACCGCATTGGTCGGGGGCTGCACACGGAGGACGGGAAGGTGGTTAAGAACAACGCATCCACCAGCTACGATGTGACCGACAAATCCATCACACCACTG GGTGGCTTCCCCCACTACGGGGAAGTCAACAATGACTTCATCATGCTGAAAGGTTGCATCGCGGGCACCAAGAAGAGGGTCATCACGCTGAGGAAG TCCCTCCTGGTGCACCACAGCCGCAGGGCCCTGGAGAACATCGAGCTCAAGTTCATTGACACCACCTCCAAGTTTGGTCATGGCCGCTTCCAGACAGCCCAAGAGAAGAGGGTCTTCATG GGTGTCCAGAAGAAGCATCTTGAGAAGGAAAAGCCGGAAACCTCGGGAGACTTGTAG
- the MSRB1 gene encoding methionine-R-sulfoxide reductase B1 isoform X3: protein MSFCSFFGGEVFQNHFEPGIYVCAQCGYELFSSRSKYAHSSPWPAFTETIHADSVAKRPEHNQPGALKAKKLLPPRDSRWAAHTQPRWTLLCGHTLDIPP, encoded by the exons ATGTCGTTCTGCAGCTTCTTCGGGGGCGAGGTTTTCCAGAACCACTTTGAGCCGG GCATCTACGTGTGTGCCCAATGTGGCTATGAGCTGTTTTCCAGCCGCTCAAAGTACGCACACTCATCCCCATGGCCGGCCTTCACCGAGACCATCCATGCTGACAGTGTGGCCAAGCGTCCAGAGCACAATCAGCCTGGAGCCTTAAAG GCAAAGAAACTTCTGCCTCCCAGGGACAGTAGGTGGGCAGCCCACACCCAACCCAGATGGACACTGCTTTGTGGCCACACTCTGGACATCCCACCTTAG
- the MSRB1 gene encoding methionine-R-sulfoxide reductase B1 isoform X1, protein MSFCSFFGGEVFQNHFEPGLLRRVKEIIVKSGSPGLWHRLRTAKCIYVCAQCGYELFSSRSKYAHSSPWPAFTETIHADSVAKRPEHNQPGALKAKKLLPPRDSRWAAHTQPRWTLLCGHTLDIPP, encoded by the exons ATGTCGTTCTGCAGCTTCTTCGGGGGCGAGGTTTTCCAGAACCACTTTGAGCCGG GGCTGTTAAGAagagtgaaagaaataattgtgAAAAGTGGCTCTCCTGGCCTCTGGCACAGGCTCAGAACTGCTAAAT GCATCTACGTGTGTGCCCAATGTGGCTATGAGCTGTTTTCCAGCCGCTCAAAGTACGCACACTCATCCCCATGGCCGGCCTTCACCGAGACCATCCATGCTGACAGTGTGGCCAAGCGTCCAGAGCACAATCAGCCTGGAGCCTTAAAG GCAAAGAAACTTCTGCCTCCCAGGGACAGTAGGTGGGCAGCCCACACCCAACCCAGATGGACACTGCTTTGTGGCCACACTCTGGACATCCCACCTTAG
- the MSRB1 gene encoding methionine-R-sulfoxide reductase B1 isoform X2, protein MSFCSFFGGEVFQNHFEPGIYVCAQCGYELFSSRSKYAHSSPWPAFTETIHADSVAKRPEHNQPGALKVSCGRCGNGLGHEFLNDGPKRGQSRFUIFSSSLKFIPKGKETSASQGQ, encoded by the exons ATGTCGTTCTGCAGCTTCTTCGGGGGCGAGGTTTTCCAGAACCACTTTGAGCCGG GCATCTACGTGTGTGCCCAATGTGGCTATGAGCTGTTTTCCAGCCGCTCAAAGTACGCACACTCATCCCCATGGCCGGCCTTCACCGAGACCATCCATGCTGACAGTGTGGCCAAGCGTCCAGAGCACAATCAGCCTGGAGCCTTAAAG GTGTCCTGTGGCAGGTGTGGCAATGGGCTGGGCCATGAGTTCCTGAACGATGGCCCCAAGCGTGGACAGTCCCGCTTCTGAATATTCAGCAGCTCACTGAAGTTCATCCCTAAAG GCAAAGAAACTTCTGCCTCCCAGGGACAGTAG